In Desulfatiglans anilini DSM 4660, the genomic stretch ACTTTGGGCGGCACATCCTCCAGATGCAGCATTTCGTAGACCGCCAGCCGCAGGATGGACCGGTCCACCATGGCCATCCGTTCGAGGCGCCAGTGTTTCGATGCCCTCCGGATCAGAAGATCGAGATCGGACTTGGTGCGCTGAACGCCCAGCACCAACTTCCGGGCGAAATCGACCCGAGCGTCGGCCCAGTGCATGCTCTCCCTCAGGCTTTCGAAGGCCTCCATGGGATCCCGGGGGTCGCACTCGAGCTGGAAAAGCGTCTGAAGGGCCATTTCTCTGGATTTTCTTCGTTTACCCATATCAAAGATACCGGCCAGGCGCCCCGCGCCTGCCGACAGCCGCAAAACAGGGGCAGGCCCCCTGGTTCGATGCCGATTCCTCCACTATTTTCAACGGACCCATAGATCGATAGATTCTAATAGATTCCAAAGGATAATAAGCGCTGCCGGCCCTTCCATGACCGGCGCCGCCGAAGCTGGAATCGACCCGAAAAACGCCGCTCCAGCAGTACTGATCTATTACTCAAACCCGCCGTCTGAAGTCAAGGGAAGAAAAACCCCCGCCTGGCGCCTCCGGCGCATTCTTACCCGCTTGACTTGCCGCCCTCATCAGTTGATGATTAGCTTGTGGCTCGAGCAGCCGCAACCAGACGAGACCGGAGGCGATTCCTGACGTCCTTCGAAGGACACCGGGAATTCGGTCCCGGGGGCGCCCTCTCCGATCCGCCCGAGGGACCCCAAGTCGGTCTTTCGGGGCGGAGAATTTTCGTTCAGAAGCGAGGCGGCCAATGAAAAACGTATTACGGATCGTCTGTGTCATTGGATTCCTGTCCGCCGCCGGCTGCGGCCACATTGCGGTGGCAGGCCCGGAAAGTCCTCCTTATTACGAAGACAGGGCGGAGCCCTATGGGCAGCTGGGTATACCGGCGGGTCATTTACCCCCGCCCGGCGAGTGCAGAATCTGGTATCCGGGCGAGCCTGCCGGCCATCAGCCGCCTCCCGGTCCCTGCTCTGACCTTTCCGCATCTGTGCCGCCCGGGGCCTGGCTGATTTATGGTCCGGATGCCAGAAATCAGGAAACGCTGAGGGTTCATGTCTATGACCGCAACACGCCCAGGCTGATCATTTCCGTACGGTATTATGACTACGGAACGGGGCGCCTCCTCCGGGAAGAGAGGCGCCGCTGAGGGGGTATCATCAAAGAATGGCAAGGCCGCCCTTCCAGGTTTTTTCGGGTCGTCCCTTCAGCTTCGAAAAACGGCGCGGCCTGCTCCTGTTGTTCCTCCTTCTGCTTGTTTCCTGCTCGGCTGCGGATGCCCTGAACGGCCCGCATCGCGTTGTCGCCGTACTTGACGGAGACACGATCCGGGTAATGAGGGACGGCATGATCGTCCCCATCCGCCTGATCGGCATCGATGCCCCGGAAAGCTCGAAAGGGGACGGTGAGCCGGGCCAGCCTTACAGCAGAGCGGCGAAAAAGCACCTCGCCCATCTCGTCCTGCAAAAACCGGTCGAGTGGGTTTCGTACGGCACGGATGACTACCGGCGGGTTCTAGGCGTAGTGCATCTGGACGGAGTGAATGTGAACCTCGAGATGGTACGCGCGGGACTCGCAGAGGCCTACCGCGGCCGGCCGCAGCCCGGCTTCGATGATTCCCCTTACAGGCAGGCGGAGAGAGCAGCGCGGCAAGCCCGGCGGGGGATGTGGGCGCAGGGCCCTAGATATGTCAGTCCCTATGAGTGGAGAAAAACCCATCCGTGAATCTTGCGCCTGGGTTTCTGCGGCCGCTCCGGGATCCCCGCACCTCCACGAGCGGGACCAGGGCCTTTGACCACCCAAGCGCCAGCGCCTCTGCGGGGAAAACGGGACCGCAGAAAGCCGGTTCGCCTCCATACGGATTGGATTCCGCCGGGACGAAAGAGCCTTGAATCCGAAAACGATGACGGTTCGCCGATGTCGATGAACCAGGCGTTTGGCCGCAGAACGTTGCGCAGGCGGCGCGGCGCATGGAAACGTGCCAATCGACGCCAAGACCGCCTTAAGAGACCTTGGCCGGATGGCACCTAGCCGGCCGCCCGGATGACATCGACCATTTCGATCGCCGCCATCGCCGCCTCGAACCCCTTGTTGCCCGCTTTGGAGCCCGCCCGCTCGATGGCTTGCTCGATGCTGTCGGTCGTCAACACCCCGAAGGCGATAGGCACCCCGGTCTCGAGGCTCACATGGGCGATCCCTTTGGAGACTTCCGCCGCGACGTAGTCGAAGTGCGGGGTGGCGCCCCGGATGACAGCCCCTACGCAGACCACCGTATCGTATTTGCCGCTCTGCGCCAGCCGCTTCGCCATCAGGGGGATCTCGAAGGCCCCCGGCACCTTTACAACACTCAGGTCCTCCTCCGACGCCCCGTGGCGCCGCAATGCATCGAGCGCACCGTCGACGAGCCTGGCACAGATAAAGTCATTGAACCTGCTGACAACAATCGCGACCCTCAGCCCTTCGGCGGACAGCCGCCCTTCGATGATCTTCGCCATGGTTCCCCCATCAAAAGCGTCGGTTCAGTCCCTAGCATTGCTCGGTTTCATGGATCTTTTCGCCCAAAGCCCGCATCATGTGCCCCAGCTTCTCGCACTTCGTGCTCAGATAGCGGAGGTTCTCGGGCCGCGGTTCGATCTCGATCGGAACCCTGTCAACGATTTGAAGACCGTAGCCCTCCAGCCCGATGATCTTCTTCGGGTTGTTCGTGATGATGCGCATCTTCTTCACCCCGAGGGCCGCAAGGATCTGTGCGCCGACACCGTAATCCCTCAAATCGGGCGAAAAGCCGAGCTGTTCGTTGGCCTCGACCGTGTCGAACCCCTGGTCCTGAAGGGCATAGGCCTTGATCTTGTTCGCCAGCCCGATGCCGCGGCCTTCCTGCTGCAGATAGAGAATCACCCCCAGGCCCTCTTCCTGCACCATCTGCATGGCCTTCTGCAGCTGCTCTCCGCAGTCGCAGCGATAGGATCTGAACACGTCCCCCGTCAGGCACTCGGAATGGACCCGGACCAGAACCGGCTTCTCCGGATCGATCTCGCCCTTCACAAGAGCGATATGCTCGTAATCATCGATATCGTTGATAAAAACAACCGCCTTAAACTCGCCGTGGGGCGTGGGCAGGACGGTGGTTGCCGCCTGGTGCACGAAGGACTCGTTCCGCATCCGGTAGGCGATGATATCCGCGACGGTCGCGATCTTCAGCCCATGCTCCTCGGCGAAGACCTCGAGGTCCGGCAGACGAGCCATGGTCCCGTCATCCTTCATGACTTCGCAGATCACCCCCGCAGGCTTGAGTCCCGCCAGCCGCGCCAGGTCCACCGAGCCCTCCGTCTGCCCGGTCCGGAAAAGCACCCCGCCCCTCCGGGCCCGCAAGGGG encodes the following:
- a CDS encoding bifunctional 3,4-dihydroxy-2-butanone-4-phosphate synthase/GTP cyclohydrolase II, whose translation is MPISKIEEVLEDLRQGKMIILVDDEDRENEGDLTIAAEKVTPEAINFMAKHGRGLICLALHPDIIDRLKLNPMVYDNRSPYRTAFTVSIEARTGVTTGISAADRAHTILTAVADDARPEDLIQPGHVFPLRARRGGVLFRTGQTEGSVDLARLAGLKPAGVICEVMKDDGTMARLPDLEVFAEEHGLKIATVADIIAYRMRNESFVHQAATTVLPTPHGEFKAVVFINDIDDYEHIALVKGEIDPEKPVLVRVHSECLTGDVFRSYRCDCGEQLQKAMQMVQEEGLGVILYLQQEGRGIGLANKIKAYALQDQGFDTVEANEQLGFSPDLRDYGVGAQILAALGVKKMRIITNNPKKIIGLEGYGLQIVDRVPIEIEPRPENLRYLSTKCEKLGHMMRALGEKIHETEQC
- a CDS encoding thermonuclease family protein, with the protein product MARPPFQVFSGRPFSFEKRRGLLLLFLLLLVSCSAADALNGPHRVVAVLDGDTIRVMRDGMIVPIRLIGIDAPESSKGDGEPGQPYSRAAKKHLAHLVLQKPVEWVSYGTDDYRRVLGVVHLDGVNVNLEMVRAGLAEAYRGRPQPGFDDSPYRQAERAARQARRGMWAQGPRYVSPYEWRKTHP
- the ribH gene encoding 6,7-dimethyl-8-ribityllumazine synthase; translation: MAKIIEGRLSAEGLRVAIVVSRFNDFICARLVDGALDALRRHGASEEDLSVVKVPGAFEIPLMAKRLAQSGKYDTVVCVGAVIRGATPHFDYVAAEVSKGIAHVSLETGVPIAFGVLTTDSIEQAIERAGSKAGNKGFEAAMAAIEMVDVIRAAG
- the nusB gene encoding transcription antitermination factor NusB — encoded protein: MGKRRKSREMALQTLFQLECDPRDPMEAFESLRESMHWADARVDFARKLVLGVQRTKSDLDLLIRRASKHWRLERMAMVDRSILRLAVYEMLHLEDVPPKVAIDEALELAKRFGAKESGAFINGVLDQIYSDLPKDGRLKNADSDVSS